The following coding sequences lie in one Kamptonema formosum PCC 6407 genomic window:
- the rfbD gene encoding dTDP-4-dehydrorhamnose reductase: MKILLTGSGGQLAQELEPILLSAGEVIAGDRTFFDLSQPDSIHQLMGEIKPNLVVNCAAYTAVDKAESEPELANAVNGIAPGILAEECEKLGATLIHISTDYVFGGSQGYPYCETDTTNPLGVYGKSKLAGELSIIKALDRHIIIRTAWVYGNGGKGNFVKTMLRLGKDREEIRVVADQIGSPTWTGDLAAAISQITSSIRPEIFGTYHYTNSGVASWYDFAVAIFEEAKQLGFSLKVKRVIPITTPEYPTPAKRPAYSVLSSTKISAVLGSHPPHWREGLRQMLAREAR, from the coding sequence ATGAAAATTTTACTTACAGGTAGCGGCGGACAACTCGCTCAAGAATTGGAACCAATCCTATTATCGGCAGGTGAAGTTATTGCTGGCGATCGCACTTTCTTCGACTTATCCCAACCAGACAGCATCCACCAATTAATGGGAGAAATTAAACCCAATTTAGTTGTCAATTGTGCTGCTTACACTGCTGTAGATAAAGCCGAAAGCGAACCAGAATTGGCAAATGCTGTTAATGGAATTGCCCCTGGCATTCTAGCAGAAGAATGTGAAAAATTAGGAGCGACATTAATTCACATTTCTACAGATTATGTATTTGGTGGTAGCCAGGGTTATCCTTATTGCGAAACAGATACTACTAACCCTTTGGGTGTTTATGGTAAGTCTAAATTAGCTGGCGAGTTATCAATTATCAAGGCTTTAGATAGACACATTATTATCAGAACAGCTTGGGTTTATGGTAATGGTGGCAAAGGCAATTTTGTCAAAACTATGCTGAGATTAGGAAAGGATCGGGAAGAAATTCGGGTGGTAGCAGATCAAATAGGAAGTCCTACTTGGACTGGCGATCTTGCGGCGGCAATATCTCAAATTACTTCCAGTATTAGACCTGAAATTTTCGGGACTTACCATTACACTAACAGCGGAGTTGCTAGTTGGTATGATTTTGCAGTCGCCATTTTTGAAGAAGCGAAACAACTAGGATTCTCCCTTAAAGTAAAGCGCGTAATTCCTATTACCACTCCTGAATATCCGACACCCGCAAAACGCCCCGCTTATTCTGTTCTTTCGTCTACAAAAATATCAGCAGTTTTGGGGAGTCATCCCCCACACTGGCGGGAAGGACTCAGACAAATGTTAGCAAGAGAGGCGAGATGA
- a CDS encoding glycosyltransferase family 2 protein — protein MISNNTLPKQLSFVIPVHNEEATLKILFDKISEVMLQERIDNYEIIFIDDGSRDRSWIEITKLVELHPSIIKAIKLRRNFGKSAALSAGFRKSTGKIIFTLDADLQDDPAEIPNFLQHLEFGFDLVSGWRKKRNDPLSKTLPSKLFNTVTSILTGVQLHDINCGFKAYRKEVLDSIKVYGELHRYIPVLANNLGFKIGEVIVEHHFRKHGYSKYGWERYARGFIDLLTVLATTHYLHKPGHLFGGLGLFFGSIGFLSLTYLIIVWFLNLGGMHLGPIGTRPLLFFGILCTILSVQLISLGILAELITRNVDADYVDKQIAEVLDQNC, from the coding sequence TTGATTAGCAATAACACTTTACCAAAACAACTTAGCTTCGTGATTCCCGTTCACAATGAAGAAGCTACCCTCAAAATCTTGTTTGATAAAATTAGTGAGGTAATGTTACAAGAAAGAATTGATAATTACGAAATCATTTTTATAGATGATGGTAGTCGCGATCGTTCTTGGATAGAAATTACCAAGTTAGTTGAGTTACATCCTAGTATAATTAAGGCGATTAAGTTACGACGTAACTTTGGAAAATCTGCTGCCCTTTCCGCTGGTTTCCGCAAATCAACGGGTAAAATTATCTTTACCCTAGATGCGGATCTACAAGACGATCCCGCAGAAATTCCTAACTTTTTACAGCATTTAGAATTTGGATTCGATTTAGTTTCTGGTTGGCGAAAAAAACGGAACGATCCGCTTTCTAAAACCTTACCATCGAAGCTGTTTAATACAGTTACGTCAATCCTGACAGGTGTACAATTGCATGATATAAATTGCGGATTTAAAGCTTATCGTAAAGAAGTTTTGGATTCTATCAAAGTCTACGGCGAATTGCACCGCTATATTCCGGTTTTAGCGAACAATCTAGGTTTTAAAATTGGTGAGGTTATTGTCGAACACCATTTCCGAAAACACGGTTACTCAAAGTATGGATGGGAACGTTACGCAAGGGGATTTATTGACCTTTTAACTGTCTTAGCGACAACTCACTATTTACACAAACCAGGTCATTTATTTGGGGGATTAGGATTATTTTTTGGTTCAATTGGTTTTCTATCGCTGACTTACTTAATAATAGTATGGTTTCTGAACTTAGGTGGTATGCACTTAGGGCCTATCGGCACTCGCCCTCTTCTATTTTTTGGGATTTTGTGTACAATATTATCAGTACAATTGATATCTCTGGGAATCTTAGCAGAGTTAATCACTCGCAATGTCGATGCTGATTATGTAGACAAGCAGATTGCGGAAGTTCTCGATCAAAATTGTTAA
- a CDS encoding class I SAM-dependent methyltransferase, which produces MIKQRQKSPVIENGIVVGTGSNKYQMRNPIGQLLLKHFADTIAEMVKQINPQTILEVGCGEGHITKVLVDNTEAKIHCTDISNTILNIAKDAISSPRVSFENKNIYELTPETDHSDIVVCCEVLEHLDNPMLGLEKLYNVASPYCLLSVPREPIFRTLNFIRGAHFSQFGNSPGHIQHWSKRGFIKLVQTKFEIIKLKSPLPWTVILAKIK; this is translated from the coding sequence ATGATTAAGCAAAGGCAGAAAAGTCCTGTGATTGAAAATGGTATTGTTGTCGGAACAGGATCGAATAAATATCAGATGCGAAATCCGATAGGTCAATTATTATTAAAGCATTTTGCTGACACAATTGCTGAAATGGTCAAACAAATTAATCCTCAAACTATTTTAGAAGTCGGATGTGGAGAAGGTCATATCACTAAAGTTTTAGTTGACAACACTGAGGCTAAAATTCACTGTACTGACATATCTAATACGATCTTGAATATTGCCAAAGATGCTATTTCCTCTCCCCGCGTCTCTTTTGAAAATAAGAATATCTATGAGTTAACGCCTGAAACAGACCATTCGGATATTGTTGTTTGCTGCGAAGTCTTAGAACATTTAGACAATCCGATGCTGGGACTGGAAAAATTATACAACGTTGCTTCACCTTACTGCCTTTTGAGTGTACCGCGAGAGCCGATATTTAGAACATTAAACTTTATCCGGGGAGCTCACTTTTCTCAATTTGGGAACAGTCCCGGACACATTCAACACTGGTCAAAAAGAGGATTTATAAAATTAGTGCAAACCAAATTTGAGATTATTAAACTAAAGTCCCCTTTACCTTGGACGGTAATTTTGGCTAAAATCAAGTGA
- a CDS encoding glucose-1-phosphate thymidylyltransferase encodes MKALILSGGKGTRLRPLTYTGAKQLVPVANKPILWYGIEGIVAAGITDIGIIISPETGEEVKAKTGNGDRFGAKITYILQETPAGLAHAVKVAQPFLGDSPFIMYLGDNLIQSQLDPFLQTFKNNNLDALILLRPVTNPSAFGVATVDEHGRVLELVEKPKVPPSNLALVGIYFFSKTIHDAISQIEPSPRGELEITDAIQQLINERKRVEACNLDGWWLDTGKKDDLLSANQIILDSCIIPAVEVEIDATTKIIGRVQIGKGSQIINSTIRGPVVIGENCHIENSFIGPYSSIADRATLIDADLEHSVILQSAKIVGIKERIVDSVIGQRAQLIPAPARPKALRFMIGDDSLIELT; translated from the coding sequence ATGAAAGCATTAATCCTCTCTGGCGGTAAAGGTACGCGCCTCCGTCCCCTAACTTACACAGGTGCAAAACAACTCGTACCAGTGGCAAATAAACCGATACTTTGGTATGGAATTGAGGGAATTGTCGCGGCTGGGATTACAGATATTGGGATTATTATTAGTCCTGAGACTGGGGAAGAGGTGAAGGCTAAAACTGGAAATGGCGATCGCTTCGGTGCTAAAATTACCTATATTCTCCAAGAAACACCTGCTGGACTCGCTCATGCTGTTAAAGTTGCTCAGCCATTTTTAGGAGATTCTCCCTTTATTATGTATTTGGGAGATAACTTAATTCAAAGTCAGCTTGACCCGTTTTTGCAGACTTTTAAAAATAACAATCTTGATGCTTTAATTTTACTGCGACCTGTAACTAATCCTAGTGCTTTTGGTGTCGCTACAGTAGACGAACACGGGCGCGTTTTAGAATTAGTAGAAAAACCAAAAGTGCCACCATCTAATTTAGCACTCGTGGGGATTTACTTTTTTTCTAAGACTATTCACGATGCAATCTCGCAAATTGAACCCTCTCCTCGCGGGGAACTAGAAATCACAGATGCTATTCAACAACTCATCAACGAACGAAAGCGAGTAGAAGCTTGCAATTTAGATGGTTGGTGGTTGGATACTGGGAAAAAAGATGACTTGCTAAGTGCTAACCAAATCATCTTAGATAGCTGTATAATTCCAGCAGTAGAAGTAGAAATAGACGCTACCACTAAAATCATTGGACGGGTACAAATTGGCAAAGGCAGTCAGATAATTAATTCTACCATTCGCGGCCCGGTTGTTATTGGCGAAAACTGCCACATAGAAAATTCTTTCATTGGCCCTTACAGTAGTATTGCCGATCGCGCAACTTTAATTGATGCTGACCTGGAACATAGTGTAATATTACAATCAGCTAAAATTGTTGGTATTAAGGAGCGAATTGTTGATAGTGTAATTGGACAACGTGCTCAACTAATTCCTGCCCCCGCACGCCCTAAAGCTCTACGGTTTATGATCGGCGATGATAGTCTAATTGAACTGACGTGA
- a CDS encoding glycosyltransferase yields MIYFLTVNYYSTSLVEKLVSSILLDRDIDSQVIIVNNSPDDDSIHSLKSESIFILEAGDNLGFGKACNLGLNWIYSQNSEAIIWLINPDAYLVESSVKQASLFFETYPEVSILGTIVYEPTGKIWFGNGQFFADNGTIIADNCLSPELEVLPYIEMTWVTGCSLIINLGNFSCCPQFDEDYFLYYEDFDFCRRYAKQGHIIGLTKEISVVHQPSSITVTMPDAKIKHSTYSYLLTLEKHTSKLVLLYRLSRITVSALISLPTNNKISVNELKGVLMYCKKIITPPSRW; encoded by the coding sequence GTGATCTACTTTCTTACTGTCAATTATTATTCAACTTCACTTGTAGAAAAGTTAGTTAGTTCTATTCTCCTAGATCGGGATATTGACTCTCAAGTTATTATCGTTAATAACTCTCCTGATGATGACTCAATTCATAGCCTCAAGTCTGAATCTATATTCATTCTTGAGGCTGGGGATAATTTAGGGTTTGGGAAAGCTTGTAACTTAGGTTTAAACTGGATTTATAGTCAAAATTCAGAAGCTATTATCTGGCTAATTAACCCTGATGCTTATTTGGTGGAAAGTTCTGTTAAGCAAGCATCGCTGTTCTTTGAGACTTATCCAGAGGTTTCAATCTTAGGTACAATAGTTTACGAGCCTACGGGTAAAATTTGGTTTGGGAATGGGCAATTTTTCGCGGACAATGGCACAATTATTGCTGATAATTGTTTGTCACCTGAATTAGAGGTATTGCCTTATATAGAAATGACCTGGGTAACGGGTTGTAGTTTAATTATTAACTTAGGAAATTTTAGTTGCTGTCCTCAATTTGATGAGGATTACTTCTTATATTATGAAGATTTTGATTTTTGTAGACGCTATGCTAAACAGGGACATATTATCGGTTTAACTAAAGAAATATCTGTGGTTCATCAGCCTTCGTCTATTACGGTAACTATGCCAGATGCAAAGATTAAACATAGCACTTATAGTTATCTCTTGACTTTAGAAAAACATACGAGTAAATTGGTATTACTTTATAGGTTGAGTCGGATAACGGTATCAGCATTGATTTCTTTGCCAACTAATAATAAGATATCTGTTAATGAGTTAAAAGGGGTATTAATGTATTGTAAAAAAATCATAACGCCGCCTTCCAGGTGGTAA
- a CDS encoding glycosyltransferase family 4 protein, producing MVNPLLINLSFLIPEPTGISTYATNVFPYLKSLNPTLLVSHSIPGYTCYPVPDNMTPAQGSKGHLRRLLWTQFQLPQIYKNQQASLLFSPLPEAPLFSKCRYVAMAHDLIPLRFPKRFSRLTAYFRYYIPQVLSQAEHIICNSQATAKDIADFYKIPDNKITPIPLAYNPDKFRFLDLPTSNYFLYIGRHDHYKNLQRVISAFATLPHKSDLELWLAGPGDRLYTPQLKAQVVELGLEKQVRFLDYVPAAELPIVINQAIALIFPSLWEGFGFPALEAMACGTPVITSNLSSMPEVVGDAALLVNPYNIGEIAEAMQAIADSLELRSRLRSLGLARSAQFSWEKTGQATAITIKRYI from the coding sequence ATGGTCAATCCACTGCTGATTAATCTCTCGTTCCTAATTCCAGAACCTACAGGAATTTCCACTTACGCAACTAACGTTTTCCCCTACCTAAAATCTCTCAATCCTACCCTCCTAGTTTCCCATTCAATCCCAGGTTATACCTGCTATCCAGTTCCCGATAACATGACTCCTGCCCAAGGAAGTAAGGGACACTTACGACGCTTATTATGGACTCAATTTCAACTACCGCAAATTTATAAAAACCAGCAAGCAAGTTTACTTTTCTCCCCCCTTCCTGAAGCACCGTTATTTTCTAAATGCCGCTACGTAGCGATGGCCCACGATCTGATTCCTTTGCGCTTTCCTAAACGGTTTTCGCGCTTAACGGCTTATTTCCGCTACTATATACCACAAGTATTATCCCAGGCAGAACATATAATTTGTAACTCGCAAGCGACAGCCAAAGATATTGCAGATTTCTACAAAATACCGGATAATAAAATTACACCTATTCCTTTGGCTTACAATCCCGATAAATTTCGCTTTCTCGATTTGCCAACTAGCAATTACTTCCTTTATATCGGTCGTCATGACCATTATAAAAATTTGCAGCGGGTGATTTCTGCTTTTGCCACTTTGCCGCATAAATCCGATCTTGAACTGTGGCTGGCGGGCCCCGGCGATCGACTTTATACGCCACAACTGAAAGCTCAGGTTGTAGAATTAGGTTTAGAGAAACAGGTAAGATTTTTAGATTACGTTCCTGCGGCTGAGTTGCCAATAGTAATTAATCAGGCGATCGCACTTATTTTTCCCAGTTTGTGGGAAGGTTTCGGCTTCCCGGCCCTCGAAGCAATGGCCTGCGGTACACCCGTGATTACTTCCAACCTTTCCTCGATGCCAGAAGTCGTAGGCGATGCGGCATTGTTAGTAAACCCTTACAATATTGGCGAAATTGCTGAGGCAATGCAGGCAATTGCTGATAGTTTGGAATTGCGATCGCGCCTTCGCAGCCTTGGCTTAGCTAGATCCGCCCAATTTAGCTGGGAAAAAACCGGTCAGGCAACCGCTATTACTATTAAACGTTATATCTAG
- the glmM gene encoding phosphoglucosamine mutase, which translates to MVQTPSRRRSYQLKAANSLQPAKSIETVGAANSISLPNTPLFGTDGIRGKVGELLTAPLALQIGFWAGQVLRDRASQPGPVILGQDSRNSSDMLAMALSAGLTAAGLEVWNLGLCPTPCVAYLASVSHAVGGVMISASHNPPEDNGIKFFGPGGTKLPSAVQQQIEAGIRGGANVAIASSVWGHHYHRSELIKDYAASLHGPLLPEVNLQGMRIVLDLAWGAAAHIAPEVFAEMGAEVICLHNNPDGDRINVNCGSTNLNCLQAAVLEHQADLGFAFDGDADRVLAVDTKGRPVDGDYILYLWGQRLRQSGKLPENLIISTVMANLGFERAWEQTGGKLIRTSVGDQYVHAEMERTGSKLGGEQSGHILCPHYGVSGDGLLTALHLASLVRKSGESLAELVDGSFQTYPQLLRNVRVEDREKRMRWQECDALQSAIAIATKAMGEQGRVLVRASGTEPLIRVMVEAASDELVNHWTENLVVAVQQHIAFC; encoded by the coding sequence ATGGTACAGACACCTTCGCGCCGTCGCAGCTACCAGCTTAAAGCTGCTAACTCGCTACAGCCAGCTAAAAGCATAGAAACTGTAGGCGCAGCAAACAGTATATCCCTACCGAATACGCCGCTATTCGGGACAGACGGCATTCGCGGCAAAGTTGGGGAATTATTAACGGCCCCCTTAGCGTTGCAAATCGGTTTTTGGGCGGGCCAAGTGTTGCGCGATCGCGCTTCCCAACCGGGCCCAGTCATTCTTGGCCAAGATAGTAGAAACTCCAGCGATATGCTGGCAATGGCCTTGTCAGCAGGTTTAACCGCCGCCGGTTTAGAAGTATGGAACTTGGGACTATGCCCCACCCCCTGCGTCGCCTATCTCGCCAGCGTTTCCCATGCTGTAGGCGGAGTGATGATTTCCGCTTCCCACAACCCCCCAGAGGACAACGGCATTAAGTTTTTCGGGCCGGGGGGCACCAAACTACCTTCAGCAGTACAGCAACAAATTGAAGCCGGAATCAGGGGTGGGGCAAATGTCGCGATCGCGAGCTCCGTTTGGGGACACCACTACCACAGATCGGAATTAATCAAAGATTACGCCGCATCGCTACACGGCCCGCTCTTGCCAGAAGTGAATTTGCAAGGAATGCGAATTGTTTTAGACTTAGCTTGGGGGGCCGCCGCCCATATCGCCCCCGAAGTTTTTGCCGAAATGGGGGCAGAAGTTATCTGCTTGCACAACAATCCCGATGGCGATCGCATTAATGTTAACTGCGGTTCAACTAATCTTAATTGCCTGCAAGCAGCAGTTTTAGAACATCAAGCAGACTTAGGATTTGCCTTTGACGGCGACGCTGACAGAGTTTTAGCCGTTGATACCAAAGGCAGACCCGTTGACGGCGATTATATTCTTTATCTGTGGGGCCAAAGGTTGCGCCAGTCCGGGAAATTGCCGGAAAATTTGATTATTTCTACAGTAATGGCTAACTTAGGATTTGAACGTGCTTGGGAACAAACAGGCGGCAAATTAATTAGAACTTCCGTCGGCGATCAGTACGTCCACGCCGAAATGGAACGTACAGGATCGAAATTGGGGGGCGAACAATCCGGTCATATTCTCTGCCCTCATTATGGTGTCAGCGGCGACGGTTTGTTAACCGCTTTGCATTTAGCATCGTTGGTTCGCAAGTCGGGAGAATCTTTAGCAGAATTAGTGGATGGTAGCTTTCAAACCTACCCGCAACTATTACGCAATGTCCGAGTTGAAGACCGAGAGAAACGGATGAGATGGCAAGAGTGCGATGCCTTGCAGAGTGCGATCGCGATCGCTACAAAGGCAATGGGAGAACAAGGACGAGTCCTCGTCCGCGCCTCTGGTACTGAACCATTAATTCGAGTTATGGTAGAAGCAGCCAGTGACGAATTAGTAAACCATTGGACGGAAAATTTAGTGGTAGCAGTCCAGCAACATATCGCCTTTTGCTAA
- the hpsN gene encoding hormogonium polysaccharide biosynthesis glycosyltransferase HpsN, producing MNPYELPISNYKFPIPISVVIPTYNREVHLRDTLADVVKQNYPHFEVLVVDQTRSHEDETQSYLKELVDTGKIRWFRVNWASLPGARNYAVERAFGNIILFIDDDVQLPDSFLENHARNYLEKPQIGAVAGRVFDRMKLDDSGGDLRIEYLPTEAMDAGIGWYHIDLVHTVKPQQVLSARGCNMSFRREIFIEHGLRFDERFMGSAVREESDFCLRLQAIGYQIWYEPEAYLIHLGEETGGCHDISQRSINYQVTFYHNHFLMGLKNLTPVQNLRFFAKLFDCHVLGHPPCCKSGSPIKIITRLFFYILGFISAIFTLIMSLWTDGQIYSRLRN from the coding sequence ATGAACCCTTACGAATTACCAATTTCCAATTATAAATTCCCCATTCCCATCTCTGTTGTCATACCAACATACAACCGCGAAGTACATTTGCGCGATACATTAGCCGATGTAGTCAAACAAAATTACCCCCATTTTGAAGTCTTAGTAGTAGACCAAACTCGCAGCCACGAAGACGAGACTCAATCCTATTTAAAAGAATTAGTAGACACAGGTAAAATCCGCTGGTTTCGAGTTAATTGGGCGAGTTTACCTGGAGCTCGTAACTATGCAGTAGAGCGTGCATTTGGGAATATAATTTTATTTATTGATGATGACGTACAATTACCAGATAGTTTTCTAGAAAATCATGCTCGTAACTACTTAGAAAAACCACAAATCGGAGCAGTAGCAGGGCGAGTTTTTGATAGAATGAAATTAGATGATTCTGGGGGCGACTTAAGAATAGAATATTTGCCAACAGAAGCAATGGATGCAGGTATTGGCTGGTATCATATTGACTTAGTACATACAGTGAAACCCCAGCAAGTACTATCAGCTAGAGGCTGCAATATGTCCTTTCGTCGGGAGATTTTTATTGAACACGGATTAAGATTTGACGAGCGATTTATGGGTAGTGCAGTGCGGGAAGAGTCGGATTTTTGTTTGAGGTTACAAGCTATAGGTTATCAAATTTGGTACGAGCCAGAAGCCTATTTAATTCACTTAGGAGAAGAGACTGGCGGCTGTCACGATATTAGTCAGCGTTCGATCAACTATCAAGTTACATTCTATCACAATCACTTCCTAATGGGGTTAAAAAATTTAACGCCTGTTCAAAATTTACGATTTTTTGCCAAGTTATTTGATTGTCACGTTTTAGGACATCCGCCTTGCTGTAAAAGCGGTTCTCCGATCAAGATTATAACTCGATTATTTTTTTACATACTTGGGTTTATTAGCGCTATTTTCACATTAATTATGTCCCTTTGGACTGATGGCCAAATTTACTCTAGGTTACGCAATTAG
- the hpsO gene encoding hormogonium polysaccharide biosynthesis glycosyltransferase HpsO, whose protein sequence is MRILVVSHTYIVDINREKFKILANLEAGIEVIIVVPRRWKPGGVQNQIIETQFYQEGSFKVVPLSNFSQNNQALLTFGTDLIKLLRQFKPQIIQVEQGSKSLAYTQLIILNKLLGLKAKNIFFTWWNLPYKLKFPVSLLEAYNLKYTDGIIAGNLAGAEILRQRGYQETIKVMPQLGVDESLFIPASKNAELSDLLGIKSTDFVVGFVGRFVEEKGLLTLAKALASLKERNWKWLLVGRGELRSHLVDKAIEWGINDRLIWVESVSHNQVPEYINLMNVLVLPSETSYKFKTLTAVGWKEQFGHVLIEAMACRVPIIASNCGEIPHVIGDAGLVFPEGNVEALRDCLIQLMELPELAADLGKQGYERVMVHYTNHALARQLLDFYQDLLEC, encoded by the coding sequence ATGAGAATTTTAGTTGTCAGTCACACCTACATTGTAGATATAAACCGTGAAAAATTCAAGATTTTAGCCAATCTAGAAGCAGGTATTGAGGTGATAATTGTCGTACCGCGACGTTGGAAGCCAGGAGGAGTGCAAAATCAGATTATTGAGACACAATTTTATCAGGAAGGTTCATTTAAGGTAGTACCGCTGTCAAATTTTAGTCAAAATAATCAAGCATTACTCACATTTGGTACAGATTTAATTAAGTTATTGCGGCAGTTTAAACCGCAAATCATCCAAGTAGAACAGGGTTCAAAGTCTCTTGCCTACACTCAGTTAATTATACTCAATAAACTGCTAGGTTTGAAGGCAAAGAATATATTTTTTACTTGGTGGAATCTGCCTTATAAATTAAAGTTTCCAGTTTCTTTATTAGAAGCTTATAACCTTAAGTATACTGACGGAATTATTGCTGGAAATTTAGCTGGGGCTGAAATATTGCGTCAGCGGGGATACCAAGAGACAATTAAAGTGATGCCACAGTTAGGCGTAGATGAAAGCTTATTTATCCCTGCTTCTAAAAATGCTGAATTGTCTGATTTATTGGGGATTAAGTCTACAGATTTTGTGGTAGGATTTGTGGGTAGATTTGTGGAAGAAAAGGGTTTGTTGACGCTGGCTAAAGCATTAGCTAGTTTAAAAGAACGTAATTGGAAATGGCTTTTAGTGGGGCGGGGAGAGTTGAGATCGCATCTAGTTGATAAAGCAATAGAATGGGGAATAAATGACAGATTAATCTGGGTAGAAAGTGTTTCTCACAATCAGGTTCCCGAATATATTAACTTAATGAACGTATTAGTATTGCCATCAGAGACGAGTTATAAGTTTAAAACTTTAACTGCTGTTGGTTGGAAAGAACAATTCGGTCATGTTTTAATTGAGGCGATGGCTTGTAGAGTTCCGATAATTGCTTCTAATTGTGGGGAAATTCCTCATGTAATTGGGGATGCAGGGTTAGTTTTTCCAGAGGGAAATGTAGAGGCTTTGCGAGATTGTTTGATACAATTGATGGAACTGCCGGAGTTGGCGGCGGATTTAGGTAAGCAGGGTTATGAAAGGGTGATGGTTCATTATACTAATCACGCCTTGGCTAGGCAGTTGTTAGATTTTTATCAGGATTTGTTAGAATGTTAA
- a CDS encoding RloB family protein yields the protein MSNKRSSKKREKGSSKNSYNTYFNRSVETKEQRKWFLIVCEGEKTEPNYFKSFPVNKEVINLDIQGDGLNTISLVEETIKLKKEGEYSADNNDEVWCVFDRDSFPPQNFNAAITRAQSNDIKVAYSNEAFELWYLLHFNYYDTAMSRKNYKSMLTNLLGHKYEKNCPTIYDELKDKQEKAIKHAKRLLEAYNPPKPEQDNPSTTVHLLVIELNKFIH from the coding sequence ATGAGTAATAAACGTTCATCAAAAAAACGAGAAAAAGGATCGTCCAAAAACTCATATAATACCTATTTTAATAGGTCTGTTGAGACAAAAGAACAGAGAAAATGGTTTTTAATAGTTTGTGAAGGAGAAAAAACTGAACCTAACTATTTCAAAAGCTTTCCGGTAAACAAAGAGGTGATAAATCTTGATATTCAAGGAGACGGGTTAAATACAATAAGTCTAGTAGAAGAAACAATCAAGTTGAAAAAAGAGGGAGAATATAGCGCTGATAATAATGACGAGGTGTGGTGTGTATTTGACCGCGATTCATTTCCTCCACAAAACTTTAATGCTGCTATAACTCGTGCTCAAAGCAACGACATTAAAGTGGCTTATTCCAATGAGGCTTTTGAACTTTGGTACTTGTTACATTTTAATTATTATGATACTGCGATGTCTCGTAAAAACTATAAAAGTATGTTAACTAATTTATTGGGGCATAAGTACGAAAAAAACTGCCCGACAATTTATGATGAACTGAAAGATAAACAGGAAAAAGCAATTAAGCACGCAAAACGGCTTTTGGAGGCATATAATCCGCCCAAACCTGAACAGGATAATCCTTCAACAACAGTACATTTGCTAGTGATAGAACTAAACAAATTTATTCACTGA